The following coding sequences lie in one Apium graveolens cultivar Ventura chromosome 3, ASM990537v1, whole genome shotgun sequence genomic window:
- the LOC141712162 gene encoding L-Ala-D/L-amino acid epimerase-like: MLSLSSTPSHLFSSFFSFPVNSHNPKSSNFKIFKVKNCSGGKKMATLVTNTSFGFKNLIETFTVNVQKAEGRELNVPLFAPFTIATSRLEKVENVAIRIELSNGCVGWGEAPVLPFVTAEDQPLALKKAAEACEFLKRSPGMTLSSVLGEVGGILPGHEFASVRAGVEMALIDAVANSIGTPLWRLFGGVSNTITTDITIPIVSSSEAAQLASKYRKQGFKTLKLKVGKNLNGDIEVLQAIRTAHPDCLFILDANEGYTSTEAIQVLQTLHEMKVTPILFEQPVHRDDWEGLGHVTRIAKEKYGVSVAADESCRGLADVKKIVKGNLADVVNIKLAKVGVIGALEIIELARASGLDLMIGGMVETRLAMGFAGHLAAGLGCFKFIDLDTPLLLSEDPVLEGYEVSGPVYKFTNARGSGGFLHWNNIE; the protein is encoded by the exons ATGTTGTCTCTTTCATCAACCCCTTCTcatcttttctcttcttttttctcttttCCTGTTAATTCTCACAACCCCAAGTCATCAAATTTCAAGATTTTTAAGGTAAAAAATTGCAGTGGTGGCAAAAAGATGGCAACTTTAGTGACTAATACAAGTTTtgggttcaagaatttgattgaGACATTTACTGTGAATGTTCAAAAGGCTGAGGGGAGGGAATTGAATGTGCCTTTGTTTGCTCCTTTTACTATTGCTACATCTAGGCTTGAAAAAGTTGAGAATGTGGCTATTAGGATTGAGTTGAGTAATGGTTGTGTTGGGTGGGGTGAGGCTCCTGTTCTTCCTTTTGTGACAGCTGAGGATCAGCCTTTGGCTCTGAAGAAGGCGGCGGAGGCGTGTGAGTTCTTGAAGAGGAGTCCTGGGATGACTTTGAGCTCAGTGTTGGGTGAGGTTGGTGGGATTCTTCCTGGCCATGAATTTGCTTCT GTCAGAGCGGGAGTAGAGATGGCCCTTATTGATGCAGTTGCTAATAGCATTGGCACACCTTTGTGGAGACTGTTTGGCGGAGTTTCAAATACTATAACCACTGATATAACA ATTCCAATTGTATCCTCTTCCGAAGCTGCTCAATTGGCTTCAAAGTATCGTAAACAAGGATTTAAAACCTTGAAGCTTAAGGTGGGTAAGAATTTGAATGGAGACATCGAAGTACTTCAAGCAATACGCACTGCACACCCTGATTGCCTGTTTATCTTAGATGCCAACGAAGGTTACACCTCTACGGAGGCTATTCAAGTTCTTCAGACATTACATG AAATGAAGGTGACTCCAATTCTCTTTGAGCAGCCAGTGCACAGGGATGATTGGGAAGGTCTTGGTCATGTTACTCGGATTGCAAAAGAAAAGTATGGGGTATCTGTTGCTGCTGATGAAAGTTGTCGGGGTTTAGCTGATGTCAAGAAGATAGTTAAAGGAAATTTAGCAGATGTCGTCAACATCAAACTCGCTAAAGTTGGGGTGATTGGTGCCCTTGAAATTATTGAGTTGGCAAGGGCCTCAGGCTTGGATCTGATGATCGGTGGTATGGTAGAGACTAGACTCGCCATGGGTTTTGCTGGTCACCTTGCTGCAGGGCTTGGATGTTTCAA ATTCATTGACCTAGACACCCCACTTCTTCTGTCAGAAGATCCAGTTCTTGAAGGTTATGAAG TTTCTGGTCCTGTTTATAAGTTTACAAATGCCAGAGGCAGTGGCGGTTTCCTCCACTGGAACAACATTGAATG A